Proteins co-encoded in one Pseudomonas beijingensis genomic window:
- the iscR gene encoding Fe-S cluster assembly transcriptional regulator IscR, giving the protein MRLTTKGRYAVTAMLDLALHAQHGPVSLADISERQGISLSYLEQLFAKLRRSNLVSSVRGPGGGYQLSRDMQGIQVAQVIDAVNESVDATKCQGLGDCHGGDTCLTHHLWCDLSLQIHEFLSGISLADLVTRREVQEVAQRQDQRRCNGKTLHLDKIEASAVE; this is encoded by the coding sequence ATGCGACTGACTACAAAAGGCCGATACGCCGTGACCGCAATGCTGGATCTGGCATTGCATGCGCAGCACGGGCCGGTGTCCCTGGCCGATATCTCCGAGCGCCAGGGCATTTCCCTGTCTTACCTTGAACAGCTGTTCGCCAAGCTGCGCCGCAGCAACCTGGTTTCCAGCGTTCGCGGCCCCGGTGGCGGCTACCAGCTGTCGCGCGACATGCAGGGCATCCAGGTCGCCCAGGTGATCGATGCGGTGAACGAATCGGTCGATGCGACCAAATGCCAGGGCCTTGGCGACTGCCATGGCGGCGATACTTGCCTGACCCACCACTTGTGGTGCGACCTCAGCCTGCAGATTCACGAATTTCTAAGCGGTATCAGCTTGGCTGACCTTGTAACTCGCCGTGAGGTGCAAGAAGTAGCCCAGCGTCAGGACCAGCGCCGTTGCAATGGCAAGACGCTGCACCTGGACAAGATTGAAGCGTCCGCCGTCGAATGA
- a CDS encoding IscS subfamily cysteine desulfurase, whose amino-acid sequence MKLPIYLDYSATTPVDPRVAQKMSECLLVDGNFGNPASRSHVFGWKAEESVENARRQVADLVNADPREIVWTSGATESDNLAIKGVAHFYHTKGKHLITSKIEHKAVLDTMRQLEREGFEVTYIEPGEDGIITPAMVEAALRDDTILVSIMHVNNEIGTVNDIAAIGELTRSKGVLFHVDGAQSTGKVDIDLSKLKVDLMSFSAHKTYGPKGIGALYVSRKPRVRLEATMHGGGHERGMRSGTLATHQIVGMGEAFRVAKEDMAAENVRIKALSDRFFKQVEHLEELYVNGSMTARVPHNLNLSFNYVEGESLIMALKDLAVSSGSACTSASLEPSYVLRALGRNDELAHSSIRFTFGRFTTEEEIDYAAQKVCEAVTKLRALSPLWDMYKDGVDISKIEWAAH is encoded by the coding sequence ATGAAATTGCCGATTTACCTTGATTACTCTGCGACCACCCCGGTTGATCCGCGTGTTGCGCAAAAAATGAGTGAATGCCTGCTGGTCGACGGAAACTTCGGTAACCCGGCGTCCCGTTCCCACGTGTTCGGCTGGAAGGCCGAAGAGTCGGTCGAAAACGCCCGTCGCCAGGTCGCCGACCTGGTCAACGCCGACCCGCGTGAAATCGTCTGGACCTCCGGTGCCACCGAATCCGACAACCTGGCAATCAAGGGTGTCGCGCATTTCTACCACACCAAGGGCAAGCACCTGATCACCTCCAAGATCGAGCACAAGGCTGTCCTGGACACCATGCGCCAACTGGAGCGTGAAGGCTTCGAAGTCACCTACATCGAGCCAGGTGAAGACGGCATCATCACCCCAGCCATGGTCGAAGCCGCATTGCGCGACGACACCATTCTGGTTTCGATCATGCACGTGAACAACGAAATCGGCACCGTCAACGACATCGCGGCCATCGGCGAGCTGACCCGTTCCAAGGGCGTCCTGTTCCACGTCGACGGCGCGCAGTCCACTGGCAAGGTCGACATCGACCTGTCCAAGCTGAAAGTCGACCTGATGTCGTTCTCCGCTCACAAGACCTACGGCCCTAAAGGCATCGGCGCCCTGTACGTCAGCCGCAAGCCGCGTGTTCGCCTCGAAGCGACCATGCACGGCGGCGGTCACGAGCGTGGCATGCGTTCCGGTACCCTGGCGACCCACCAGATCGTCGGCATGGGCGAAGCCTTCCGTGTTGCCAAAGAAGACATGGCGGCCGAGAACGTCCGCATCAAGGCCCTGAGCGACCGCTTCTTCAAGCAGGTCGAGCACCTCGAAGAACTCTACGTCAACGGCAGCATGACCGCCCGCGTACCGCACAACCTGAACCTGAGCTTCAACTACGTTGAAGGCGAGTCGCTGATCATGGCGCTCAAGGATCTGGCCGTGTCGTCCGGTTCGGCGTGCACCTCGGCGTCCCTGGAGCCTTCGTACGTACTGCGCGCCCTGGGCCGCAACGACGAACTGGCCCACAGTTCCATTCGCTTTACCTTCGGCCGTTTCACCACCGAAGAAGAAATCGATTACGCCGCGCAGAAAGTCTGCGAGGCCGTTACCAAGCTGCGCGCTCTGTCGCCGCTGTGGGACATGTACAAAGACGGCGTCGACATTTCGAAAATCGAGTGGGCGGCGCACTGA
- the iscU gene encoding Fe-S cluster assembly scaffold IscU: MAYSEKVIDHYENPRNVGKMDAQDPDVGTGMVGAPACGDVMRLQIKVNEQGIIEDAKFKTYGCGSAIASSSLATEWMKGKTLDEAETIKNTQLAEELALPPVKIHCSVLAEDAIKAAVRDYKQKKGLI; this comes from the coding sequence ATGGCATATAGCGAAAAGGTCATCGACCACTACGAGAACCCGCGCAACGTCGGCAAGATGGACGCGCAGGATCCTGATGTCGGCACTGGCATGGTCGGCGCTCCGGCGTGCGGCGACGTCATGCGCCTGCAGATCAAGGTCAACGAGCAGGGCATCATCGAAGATGCCAAGTTCAAGACCTACGGCTGCGGTTCGGCCATTGCGTCCAGCTCCCTGGCCACCGAGTGGATGAAGGGCAAGACCCTTGATGAAGCCGAAACCATCAAGAACACCCAGCTGGCCGAAGAGCTGGCCCTGCCGCCAGTGAAGATCCACTGCTCGGTACTCGCCGAAGACGCCATCAAGGCCGCCGTTCGCGATTACAAGCAGAAGAAAGGCTTGATCTGA
- the iscA gene encoding iron-sulfur cluster assembly protein IscA, whose product MAIQMTEAAAKHIQRSLAGRGKGEGIRLGVRTTGCSGLAYVLEFVDEVGEDDQVFESHGQKVIIDPKSLTYLDGTELDFVKEGLNEGFKFNNPNVRGECGCGESFNI is encoded by the coding sequence ATGGCTATCCAGATGACAGAAGCGGCAGCTAAGCATATTCAGCGCTCCCTCGCGGGGCGCGGCAAGGGCGAGGGTATCCGCCTGGGTGTTCGCACCACGGGCTGCTCTGGTCTTGCCTATGTGCTGGAATTCGTCGACGAAGTGGGCGAAGACGATCAGGTATTCGAAAGTCATGGTCAGAAAGTGATCATCGACCCGAAAAGCCTGACGTACCTGGACGGCACCGAACTGGATTTCGTCAAGGAAGGGTTGAACGAAGGCTTCAAGTTCAACAATCCCAACGTGCGCGGTGAATGTGGCTGCGGCGAAAGCTTCAACATCTGA
- the hscB gene encoding co-chaperone HscB, with protein MGTPCHFALFQLQPAFQLDLDQLSARYLELARGVHPDRFADASEAEQRRALEQSANLNEAYQTLKHPAKRARYLLAISGHELPLEVTVHDPEFLLQQMQWREELEDLQDSADLAGVAAFKRRLKDAQQTLNDSFAACWNDAAQREQAERLMRRMQFLDKLTYEVRQLEERLDD; from the coding sequence GTGGGTACTCCTTGTCATTTTGCGTTGTTCCAGTTGCAGCCTGCTTTCCAGCTGGACCTCGATCAGTTGTCCGCGCGTTATCTGGAACTGGCCCGTGGCGTCCACCCCGACCGCTTTGCCGATGCCTCCGAGGCGGAGCAGCGGCGGGCGCTCGAGCAGTCGGCGAACCTCAACGAGGCTTACCAGACGCTCAAGCACCCGGCCAAGCGCGCACGTTACCTGCTCGCCATCAGCGGCCATGAGTTGCCGCTGGAGGTCACGGTCCACGATCCCGAGTTCCTTTTGCAGCAGATGCAGTGGCGCGAAGAGCTCGAGGACCTGCAGGACAGCGCCGACCTGGCCGGTGTCGCGGCATTCAAGCGGCGCTTGAAAGACGCCCAGCAAACACTGAACGACAGCTTCGCAGCCTGCTGGAACGATGCCGCGCAACGCGAACAGGCCGAGCGCCTGATGCGGCGCATGCAGTTCCTCGACAAGCTCACCTACGAAGTGCGCCAGTTAGAAGAGCGCCTCGACGATTAA
- the hscA gene encoding Fe-S protein assembly chaperone HscA has protein sequence MALLQIAEPGQSPQPHQRRLAVGIDLGTTNSLVAALRSGLSEPLADEQGQVILPSAVRYHADRVEVGESAKLAAATDPFNTIVSVKRLMGRGLSDVKQLGDQLPYRFVGGESHMPFIETVQGPKSPVEVSADILKVLRQRAEAALGGELVGAVITVPAYFDDAQRQATKDAAKLAGLNVLRLLNEPTAAAVAYGLDQHAEGLVAIYDLGGGTFDISILRLTGGVFEVLATGGDSALGGDDFDHAIAGWIIEQAGLSADLDPGAQRHLLQTACAAKEALTDAATVEVAYGDWKASLTREAFDALIEPMVARSLKACRRAVRDSGVELEDVKAVVMVGGSTRVPRVREAVAEAFGRQPLTEIDPDQVVAIGAAIQADTLAGNKRDGGELLLLDVIPLSLGLETMGGLMEKVIPRNTTIPVARAQDFTTYKDGQSAMMVHVLQGERELISDCRSLARFELRGIPAMVAGAAKIRVTFQVDADGLLNVSARELASGVEASIQVKPSYGLTDGEIAKMLKDSFQHASDDKVARVLREQQVDAQRLIEAVQGALEADGDRLLDAEERMVIELQMQELSELIKGTDGYAIEQQTKRLSQVTDAFAARRLDSTVKAALAGRNLNEIEE, from the coding sequence ATGGCCCTACTGCAGATCGCCGAACCCGGCCAAAGTCCACAACCACACCAGCGTCGCCTGGCTGTGGGGATCGACTTGGGTACCACCAATTCCCTGGTCGCTGCCTTGCGCAGCGGTCTTTCCGAACCGCTGGCCGACGAGCAGGGGCAGGTGATCCTGCCGTCCGCCGTGCGTTATCACGCCGACCGCGTTGAAGTGGGCGAGTCGGCCAAGCTGGCCGCCGCCACCGACCCTTTCAACACCATTGTCTCGGTCAAGCGCTTGATGGGTCGTGGTCTGTCCGACGTCAAGCAATTGGGCGACCAGCTGCCGTACCGCTTCGTCGGTGGCGAATCCCATATGCCGTTCATCGAAACCGTGCAGGGCCCGAAAAGCCCGGTCGAGGTTTCCGCCGACATCCTCAAGGTCCTGCGCCAGCGCGCCGAAGCGGCGTTGGGCGGTGAACTGGTGGGTGCGGTCATTACCGTGCCGGCCTATTTCGACGACGCCCAGCGCCAAGCCACCAAGGACGCTGCCAAGCTGGCTGGCCTGAACGTGCTGCGCCTGCTCAACGAGCCAACGGCCGCTGCCGTGGCGTATGGCCTGGACCAACATGCCGAAGGCCTGGTCGCGATCTACGACCTGGGCGGCGGCACGTTCGATATTTCAATCCTGCGCCTGACCGGCGGTGTCTTCGAAGTCCTGGCCACCGGTGGCGACAGCGCCCTGGGCGGTGACGACTTCGACCACGCCATCGCTGGCTGGATCATCGAGCAAGCGGGTCTTTCCGCCGACCTCGACCCGGGTGCGCAACGCCATCTGCTGCAAACCGCCTGCGCTGCCAAGGAAGCCTTGACTGACGCTGCTACGGTTGAAGTTGCTTATGGCGACTGGAAAGCCTCCCTGACCCGCGAAGCCTTCGATGCCTTGATCGAACCCATGGTCGCCCGCAGCCTCAAGGCTTGCCGCCGCGCGGTGCGCGATTCCGGCGTAGAGCTGGAAGACGTCAAGGCCGTGGTCATGGTCGGCGGTTCGACCCGCGTGCCTCGGGTTCGCGAAGCCGTTGCCGAGGCCTTTGGACGCCAGCCGCTGACTGAAATCGACCCGGACCAAGTGGTCGCCATTGGCGCCGCGATCCAGGCCGATACCTTGGCCGGCAATAAGCGCGACGGCGGCGAATTGCTGCTGCTCGACGTGATTCCGTTGTCCCTGGGGTTGGAAACCATGGGCGGCCTGATGGAGAAGGTGATTCCACGTAATACCACCATCCCGGTTGCCCGCGCCCAGGACTTCACCACTTATAAAGACGGCCAGTCGGCCATGATGGTCCACGTGCTGCAAGGCGAGCGTGAACTGATCAGCGACTGCCGTTCCCTGGCCCGCTTCGAATTGCGCGGCATCCCGGCCATGGTCGCCGGTGCGGCGAAGATCCGCGTGACCTTTCAGGTTGATGCCGATGGCTTGCTCAACGTCTCCGCCCGCGAACTGGCTTCGGGCGTGGAGGCGAGCATCCAGGTCAAGCCGTCCTACGGCCTGACCGACGGTGAAATCGCCAAGATGCTCAAGGATTCCTTCCAGCACGCCAGCGACGACAAGGTCGCGCGGGTGTTGCGCGAGCAGCAGGTCGACGCTCAGCGCCTGATCGAAGCCGTGCAAGGTGCCCTTGAAGCCGACGGCGACCGGTTGCTCGACGCTGAAGAGCGCATGGTCATCGAGCTGCAGATGCAGGAATTGTCCGAATTGATCAAAGGCACCGATGGCTATGCCATCGAGCAGCAGACCAAACGTCTGTCGCAGGTCACCGACGCCTTTGCTGCCCGCCGCCTGGACTCGACGGTGAAAGCCGCCCTGGCGGGGCGCAACCTGAATGAAATCGAGGAATAA
- the fdx gene encoding ISC system 2Fe-2S type ferredoxin: protein MPQVIFLPHEKFCPEGMVVEAEPGISILELAHEHHIEMESACGGVCACTTCHCIIREGFDSLEEADDLEEDFLDRAWGLEAQSRLGCQAIVGTEDLTVEIPKYSLNHAAEAPH, encoded by the coding sequence ATGCCGCAGGTGATTTTTCTGCCCCACGAGAAGTTCTGTCCGGAGGGCATGGTCGTGGAGGCTGAGCCCGGGATTTCCATTCTCGAGCTGGCCCATGAGCACCATATCGAGATGGAAAGTGCCTGTGGCGGCGTCTGCGCCTGCACGACGTGCCATTGCATCATTCGTGAGGGTTTCGATTCGCTGGAAGAAGCGGACGATCTGGAGGAAGATTTCCTCGATCGGGCCTGGGGTCTGGAAGCGCAATCGCGCCTGGGCTGCCAAGCCATCGTCGGCACCGAAGACCTGACCGTCGAAATTCCGAAATATTCGCTTAACCATGCGGCCGAAGCGCCGCACTGA
- the iscX gene encoding Fe-S cluster assembly protein IscX has product MSYGWNDVQRIAEELAEAKPDVNPLTVNFVDLQRWIMELPDFDNTSGRCGEKVLEAVQTLWIEEID; this is encoded by the coding sequence ATGAGCTATGGTTGGAATGATGTACAACGCATCGCAGAAGAACTGGCCGAAGCCAAGCCGGACGTGAATCCGTTGACTGTGAATTTTGTCGATTTGCAGCGCTGGATCATGGAGCTACCCGATTTCGACAATACCTCTGGCCGTTGTGGCGAGAAGGTCTTGGAAGCGGTCCAGACGCTCTGGATCGAAGAAATCGACTGA
- the ndk gene encoding nucleoside-diphosphate kinase, with product MAVQRTFSIIKPDAVAKNVIGKIVTRFEDAGLRVVASKMKQLSKAEAEGFYAEHSERGFFGELVAFMTSGPVVVQVLEGENAIARNRELMGATNPKEAAAGTIRADFAESIDANAVHGSDSEAAAAREIAYFFSATEVTTR from the coding sequence ATGGCTGTTCAACGTACTTTCTCCATCATCAAGCCTGACGCCGTTGCTAAAAACGTGATCGGCAAGATCGTTACCCGCTTCGAAGACGCTGGCCTGCGCGTTGTAGCTTCGAAAATGAAGCAACTGTCCAAAGCCGAAGCCGAAGGCTTCTACGCTGAGCACAGCGAGCGCGGTTTCTTCGGTGAGCTGGTTGCCTTCATGACTTCCGGTCCGGTTGTCGTTCAGGTGCTGGAAGGCGAAAACGCCATCGCTCGCAACCGTGAGCTGATGGGCGCTACCAACCCTAAAGAAGCCGCCGCTGGCACCATCCGTGCTGACTTCGCCGAGTCGATCGACGCCAACGCCGTTCACGGTTCGGACTCCGAAGCCGCTGCCGCTCGCGAAATCGCTTACTTTTTCTCCGCTACTGAAGTAACCACTCGCTAA
- the rlmN gene encoding 23S rRNA (adenine(2503)-C(2))-methyltransferase RlmN → MTTSNGKTNLLGLTQPEMEKFFDSIGEKRFRAGQVMKWIHHFGVDDFDAMTNVSKALREKLKAVAEIRGPEVVSEDISSDGTRKWVVRVASGSCVETVYIPQGKRGTLCVSSQAGCALDCSFCSTGKQGFNSNLTAAEVIGQVWIANKSFGSVPATVDRAITNVVMMGMGEPLLNFDNVVSAMHLMMDDLGYGISKRRVTLSTSGVVPMIDELAKHIDVSLALSLHAPNDALRNQLVPINKKYPLKMLLESCQRYMSSLGEKRVLTIEYTLLKDVNDKVEHAVEMIELLKNIPCKINLIPFNPFPHSGYERPSNNAIRRFQDQLHHAGFNVTVRTTRGEDIDAACGQLVGQVLDRTRRSERYIAVRELNAADDAVQNAANSH, encoded by the coding sequence ATGACTACATCGAACGGCAAAACCAACCTGTTGGGCCTGACCCAGCCGGAAATGGAGAAATTCTTCGACTCGATCGGGGAGAAGCGTTTCCGTGCCGGCCAGGTGATGAAATGGATTCACCACTTTGGCGTCGACGACTTTGACGCCATGACGAATGTCAGCAAGGCCTTGCGCGAAAAGCTCAAGGCAGTTGCTGAAATTCGCGGTCCGGAAGTGGTCAGCGAGGACATCTCCAGCGACGGCACCCGCAAGTGGGTGGTGCGCGTGGCGTCCGGCAGCTGCGTCGAGACCGTCTACATTCCCCAGGGCAAGCGCGGCACCTTGTGCGTTTCGTCCCAGGCAGGCTGTGCCCTGGATTGCAGTTTCTGCTCCACCGGCAAGCAAGGCTTCAATAGCAACCTCACCGCCGCCGAAGTGATCGGCCAGGTGTGGATTGCCAACAAATCCTTTGGTAGCGTCCCGGCGACCGTCGACCGTGCCATCACCAACGTGGTGATGATGGGCATGGGTGAGCCGCTGCTGAACTTTGACAACGTCGTTTCCGCCATGCACCTGATGATGGATGACCTGGGCTACGGCATCTCCAAGCGCCGCGTGACCCTGTCCACCTCCGGCGTGGTGCCGATGATCGATGAGCTGGCCAAGCACATCGACGTCTCCCTGGCGTTGTCGCTGCACGCACCCAATGACGCATTGCGTAACCAATTGGTGCCGATCAACAAGAAATATCCGCTTAAGATGCTGCTCGAGTCGTGCCAGCGCTACATGTCGTCCCTGGGCGAAAAACGCGTGCTGACCATCGAGTACACGCTGCTCAAGGATGTGAACGACAAGGTCGAGCACGCGGTCGAGATGATCGAGCTGCTCAAGAACATCCCGTGCAAGATCAACCTGATCCCGTTCAACCCGTTCCCGCATTCCGGTTACGAGCGTCCGAGCAACAATGCGATTCGTCGTTTCCAGGATCAGCTTCACCACGCTGGCTTCAACGTCACCGTGCGCACCACCCGCGGCGAAGACATCGACGCCGCCTGTGGCCAATTGGTAGGACAGGTGCTGGATCGCACCCGTCGCAGCGAACGCTACATTGCCGTGCGTGAGTTGAACGCCGCGGACGATGCGGTGCAGAACGCTGCGAACAGTCACTAA
- the pilW gene encoding type IV pilus biogenesis/stability protein PilW, with protein MSLRFALVLLLAGLCSGCVLSGDYNPMKTSKGRDEARVAYVQLGIGYLQQGMTERAKVPLKKALELDDSDPDANAALALVFQAEMEPELADQHFRKALSGRPQDARILNNYGSFLFEQKRYKEAYERFEQAAADTLYPERSRVFENLGMTAAQLGQRDLARQQLEKALRLNRQQPRALLEMAELSYEDRHYVPARDYYERFSLLSEQNARSLLLGVRLAHVFEDRDKAASYGLQLKRLYPGTPEYQQYLSEQ; from the coding sequence ATGTCCCTGCGCTTCGCGCTCGTTTTGCTGTTGGCCGGCCTTTGTTCCGGTTGTGTCCTGTCGGGTGACTACAACCCGATGAAGACCAGCAAAGGGCGCGACGAGGCACGTGTGGCCTATGTGCAACTGGGCATCGGCTACCTGCAGCAGGGCATGACCGAACGGGCCAAGGTGCCGCTCAAGAAAGCCCTGGAACTGGACGACTCCGACCCGGATGCCAACGCGGCCCTGGCCCTGGTGTTCCAGGCCGAGATGGAGCCGGAGCTGGCCGACCAGCATTTTCGCAAGGCGCTGTCTGGCCGGCCCCAGGACGCACGGATCCTGAACAACTACGGCAGCTTTCTTTTCGAGCAGAAACGCTACAAGGAAGCCTACGAGCGCTTCGAGCAGGCTGCCGCCGATACCCTTTACCCTGAGCGTTCGCGGGTTTTCGAGAACCTCGGCATGACGGCCGCGCAGTTGGGCCAACGTGACCTGGCCCGCCAGCAGCTGGAAAAGGCGCTGCGGCTCAACCGCCAGCAACCGCGGGCGTTGCTGGAAATGGCTGAGTTGTCCTACGAAGACAGGCATTATGTGCCCGCGCGTGACTACTACGAGCGTTTTAGCCTGCTGAGCGAGCAAAATGCACGTAGTCTATTGCTCGGCGTTCGGCTGGCACATGTGTTTGAAGATCGCGACAAGGCTGCAAGCTACGGCCTGCAACTCAAAAGACTCTATCCCGGTACGCCGGAATATCAGCAATACCTGTCGGAGCAATGA
- a CDS encoding RodZ domain-containing protein, with protein MKAAHPEVVAATRVNPGETLRQARESNGWSLAEVALKLNLTVASLGNLEAGAFDKLPGHTFARGYIRAYAKLLGKDQTLLVQQFDQYTGSDAQGSSVHSLGRIEEPVRVSHTILRIVSLLLLIAVIGGGFVWWQDQTSLRNKEPVAMSPEHVEVEGADGTTQIHPLDEPEDQAVVEGQAEGETALALPQSPDAADAQAGAEPAVPAPATPTAPAAPNTGSAPIATAPATPSTPAPTVTAPATHAAPTTPVAPAAPAAPTPAPVAGEGQVQIQFVADCWTQITDGNGKVLFSGLKRKGDSTAVNGKPPFAVRLGYARGAQVSYNGQPVDIAPFTSGETARLKLGQ; from the coding sequence ATGAAAGCGGCGCATCCCGAAGTTGTAGCAGCGACTCGCGTAAATCCCGGTGAGACCCTGCGTCAAGCCCGCGAAAGCAATGGTTGGTCGCTGGCCGAAGTGGCCCTCAAGCTCAATCTTACCGTGGCTTCCCTGGGCAATCTGGAAGCGGGCGCGTTCGACAAGCTGCCTGGGCACACCTTCGCCCGGGGCTATATCCGCGCCTATGCCAAGTTGCTTGGCAAGGACCAGACCCTGCTGGTCCAGCAATTCGATCAATACACCGGTTCCGATGCCCAGGGCAGCAGCGTGCACAGCCTGGGGCGCATCGAGGAGCCGGTTCGCGTTTCCCACACCATTTTGCGAATCGTCAGCCTGTTGCTGCTGATCGCGGTGATTGGTGGCGGTTTTGTCTGGTGGCAGGACCAGACGTCCTTGCGCAACAAGGAACCAGTCGCCATGAGCCCTGAACACGTTGAGGTCGAGGGCGCCGACGGCACCACCCAGATCCATCCGCTGGACGAGCCGGAAGACCAGGCCGTCGTCGAAGGCCAGGCTGAAGGCGAAACCGCTCTGGCGTTGCCACAAAGCCCGGACGCCGCCGATGCCCAGGCGGGTGCCGAGCCGGCTGTTCCAGCACCGGCCACGCCGACGGCACCGGCTGCCCCGAACACCGGCAGCGCACCGATTGCTACCGCACCAGCCACGCCGAGCACGCCAGCACCGACCGTGACTGCGCCTGCGACCCACGCCGCACCTACCACTCCAGTCGCCCCGGCAGCTCCAGCAGCCCCGACCCCGGCGCCCGTCGCGGGTGAAGGCCAGGTGCAGATCCAGTTTGTCGCCGACTGCTGGACGCAGATCACCGACGGCAACGGCAAGGTGCTGTTCAGCGGCCTCAAGCGCAAGGGCGACAGCACGGCCGTCAACGGCAAGCCGCCATTTGCCGTACGCCTGGGTTATGCCCGTGGCGCGCAGGTCAGCTACAACGGCCAGCCGGTCGACATCGCTCCGTTCACCAGTGGCGAGACCGCTCGCCTGAAGTTGGGTCAATAA
- the ispG gene encoding flavodoxin-dependent (E)-4-hydroxy-3-methylbut-2-enyl-diphosphate synthase, with protein MHGESPIKRRESRKIWVGNVPVGGDAPIAVQSMTNSDTNDVAATVAQINRLEAAGVDIVRVSVPDMDAAEAFGKIKQLVKVPLVADIHFDYRIALRVAELGVDCLRINPGNIGREDRVRAVVDAARDRGIPIRIGVNAGSLEKDLQKKYGEPTPAALVESALRHVEHLERLNFQDFKVSVKASDVFMAVEAYRLLAKEIVQPLHLGITEAGGLRSGTVKSAVGLGMLLAEGIGDTIRISLAADPVEEVKVGYDILKSLHLRSRGINFIACPSCSRQNFDVVKTMNELEGRLEDLLVPLDVAVIGCVVNGPGEAKEAHIGLTGGTPNLIYIDGKPSQKLTNDNLVDELERLIRQKAAEKVEADAAVIARG; from the coding sequence ATGCACGGCGAATCTCCAATCAAGCGTCGCGAATCCCGAAAGATCTGGGTCGGTAACGTGCCCGTGGGCGGCGATGCGCCTATCGCTGTGCAGAGCATGACCAACAGCGACACCAATGACGTGGCCGCCACGGTCGCGCAGATCAACCGCCTGGAAGCCGCCGGTGTCGACATCGTGCGGGTATCGGTGCCGGACATGGACGCCGCCGAGGCGTTCGGCAAGATCAAGCAACTGGTCAAGGTGCCCTTGGTCGCCGATATCCACTTCGACTACCGCATCGCCCTGCGCGTGGCCGAGTTGGGTGTGGATTGCCTGCGCATCAACCCGGGCAACATCGGTCGCGAAGACCGTGTGCGCGCCGTGGTGGATGCCGCCCGCGACCGGGGCATTCCGATCCGCATCGGCGTGAACGCCGGTTCCCTGGAAAAAGACCTGCAAAAGAAATACGGCGAACCGACCCCCGCGGCGCTGGTGGAGTCGGCCCTGCGCCACGTCGAGCACCTGGAACGCCTGAATTTCCAGGACTTCAAGGTCAGCGTGAAGGCCTCCGACGTGTTCATGGCCGTCGAAGCCTACCGCCTGCTGGCCAAGGAAATCGTCCAGCCGTTGCACCTGGGCATCACCGAAGCCGGTGGGTTGCGTTCGGGCACGGTGAAATCCGCCGTCGGCCTCGGTATGCTGCTCGCCGAAGGGATTGGCGATACCATCCGCATCTCGTTGGCGGCTGACCCGGTCGAGGAAGTGAAAGTCGGCTATGACATTCTCAAGTCCCTGCACCTGCGTTCCCGTGGCATCAACTTCATCGCCTGCCCGAGCTGCTCGCGGCAGAACTTCGATGTGGTCAAGACCATGAACGAACTGGAAGGGCGCCTCGAAGACCTGCTGGTGCCGCTGGATGTCGCGGTGATCGGTTGCGTGGTCAACGGGCCGGGCGAAGCCAAGGAGGCCCATATCGGCCTGACTGGCGGTACACCGAACCTGATTTACATCGACGGCAAGCCGTCGCAGAAACTGACGAATGACAATCTGGTGGATGAGCTGGAACGGCTGATTCGCCAGAAAGCGGCCGAAAAGGTCGAAGCCGACGCAGCGGTCATCGCGCGCGGTTAA